In the genome of Polynucleobacter sp. TSB-Sco08W16, the window CCTGCGAGCGAGCAAAATCAAGACCCTTGGCCGCAGAGTGATTGGCTATAACCCCTGCAAACTTGACTGGCCATTGCTCTTTTTGAGCAGTTTTAACGATGGCCTCGAAATTTGATCCGCGGCCTGAGATTAAGGTAACGATAGAAAGCATGCCCACAATATAATTGATGGCTACCCTGAAAGCGATTTTGTGAACGTATTCCGTGGCCCGACCCAGTTTTCTGCAGGACCAGCTTGTGCCCTAAGCATCGGTAATTTCGATGGTGTGCACAGGGGTCATCGCGCCCTACTCAAACAGCTCGTGGATGGCGCCAAAGAAAGGGGTCTGGTGAGCTGTGTCATGACCTTCGAACCACACCCCAAAGAATTTTTCTCTCCCGAGCAAGCACCCCCTCGCATTCTGAATCTGCGCGACAAATTAGCGGCGCTATCTGAACTGGGAATCGATCGTGCAGTAGTCGAACATTTCAATACTGCTTTTGCGCGCCTCTCTCCCGACGAGTTTGTTTCTGAAATTATTGTTAAGCGTCTAAATGCTAAATGGATCTTGATTGGCGATGATTTTTGCTATGGCGCAAAACGTGCTGGTAATTTTGCAAGCCTTAAAGCGGCCGGTGAAAAATACGGCTTTGAGGTATCTAGCATTCAAACTATCTTGGAAGATGGTGAGCGCATCTCGAGCTCAGCATTACGAACTGCACTTGCTAATGGTGATATGACGCATGCAGAAAAATTATTGGGGCGTCCTTATGCCATTTCTGGTCACGTTATTCATGGACAGAAACTCGGCCGCACACTTGGCTTTCCGACTTTGAATTTAGCAGTTGCCAATCACTTGCATCACCGCAAACCAGCGACTACTGGCATCTTTACTGCGCAGGTTTTGGGTTTAAGTGATAAGCCCCTGCCAGCCGTAGCCAGCCTAGGCGTAAGGCCTACAGTAGAAGACGAAGGTCGGGTACTACTTGAAACCCATATCTTTGACTATCAACAAGATGTTTACGGAAAAATTATTACCGTTGAACTCTTAGAAAAAATTCGTGACGAGGCCAAGTATGACGGTCTCGATGCCCTAACAAATGCGATTGCATCCGATGCAAAGCATGCCAGAAATTATTTCCAGAAAAAAGCGTATGTCTGAAAAAGAAAATTCTTACCCCGTCAATCTGCTTGATACCTCATTTCCAATGCGAGGGGATCTAGCTAAGCGTGAGCCACAATGGGTTGCTCAATGGCAGAAAAATAAGCTGTACGAAAAAATTCGTGCGGCACATGCCAATCAACCAAAATTCATTTTGCATGATGGTCCTCCCTATGCAAACGGCGACATTCATATTGGCCATGCGGTCAACAAGATTCTGAAAGACATGATTGTGAAGTCCCGCTGGCTCATGGGCTTTGATTCTGCTT includes:
- a CDS encoding bifunctional riboflavin kinase/FAD synthetase; its protein translation is MNVFRGPTQFSAGPACALSIGNFDGVHRGHRALLKQLVDGAKERGLVSCVMTFEPHPKEFFSPEQAPPRILNLRDKLAALSELGIDRAVVEHFNTAFARLSPDEFVSEIIVKRLNAKWILIGDDFCYGAKRAGNFASLKAAGEKYGFEVSSIQTILEDGERISSSALRTALANGDMTHAEKLLGRPYAISGHVIHGQKLGRTLGFPTLNLAVANHLHHRKPATTGIFTAQVLGLSDKPLPAVASLGVRPTVEDEGRVLLETHIFDYQQDVYGKIITVELLEKIRDEAKYDGLDALTNAIASDAKHARNYFQKKAYV